In one Silene latifolia isolate original U9 population chromosome 10, ASM4854445v1, whole genome shotgun sequence genomic region, the following are encoded:
- the LOC141607759 gene encoding uncharacterized protein LOC141607759: protein MEHYIKSTDYECWVIIQKGPLAITVTDSDGNSAVKSEESYVEADYRKVEKNSKAMSILQYGIGEQDINRISGCTSAKDIWDTLILAYEGMSQVKKQRNDLLMQQYEMFNMMKDESINYLSCRFSSIVNELKGQGR, encoded by the coding sequence ATGGAACACTACATCAAAAGTACGGATTATGAGTGTTGGGTCattattcaaaagggtccccttgcTATTACGGTTACTGACTCTGATGGGAATAGTGCCGTAAAAAGTGAGGAAAgttatgtcgaggctgactatCGTAAAGTCGAAAAAaattctaaagccatgtccattcttcaatatggcatcggtgaacaagatATCAATCGCATCTCCGGATGTACCTCGGCTAAAGATATTTGGGACACGTTAATCCTTGCATATGAAGGAATGTCTCAAGTCAAGAAGCAACGTaatgaccttctcatgcaacaatatgagatgttcaatatgatgaaagatgAGTCAATCAATTATCTTTCTTGtcgcttttctagtattgtcaatgaactTAAAGGTCAAGGTAGATAA